In Gimesia benthica, a single window of DNA contains:
- a CDS encoding TolC family protein: MNTTLRLNQFVTGFFIATILTVGSAGSFGKEPTAVTAESIVELLQKRQLVLSQLVRVQTEAYRNGETGIESVVQARQQLLLVKLELATSHEERIKLLERSIKLASELEKLAEAKHKSGNGSAADILSSQSDRLKVEIRLVRERQKKKQG, encoded by the coding sequence ATGAACACGACACTTCGACTTAATCAATTTGTGACCGGCTTCTTTATTGCGACGATTCTGACCGTGGGGTCCGCTGGTTCATTCGGTAAAGAACCGACGGCTGTAACCGCGGAGTCCATCGTTGAACTTTTGCAGAAGCGTCAACTCGTACTTTCGCAACTTGTAAGAGTACAAACAGAAGCTTATCGCAACGGAGAAACTGGTATAGAGTCTGTTGTACAGGCGCGTCAGCAACTTCTGCTGGTGAAACTCGAACTCGCCACTAGTCATGAAGAGCGGATCAAGCTGCTGGAGAGATCTATTAAGTTGGCGAGTGAGTTGGAGAAACTTGCCGAGGCGAAACATAAATCCGGGAATGGTTCCGCGGCAGATATTCTGAGCAGTCAGTCAGATCGCCTGAAAGTGGAAATCAGACTCGTACGTGAGCGACAGAAGAAAAAGCAGGGCTGA
- a CDS encoding helix-turn-helix domain-containing protein: MGLAGTNTISIVMVYRQGRQNQMNHTFDRDPSTKMVTEITARREEALSHNEKPDNQGKLTERHHDRLKCIVPVHTLSGVILGILILHPVTMVIYCFEFHPELTDVRKRLKGSPQKVRRAEILLKADVRGPNWTDKKIAEAFSCRVQTIENLRKRLVVDGFEIALNGKTRESPPRQKVLVGKQEARVIAMRLGKPSKGYVNWSLRLLAERVVELGLVESISHETIRQTLKKTV, translated from the coding sequence TTGGGGCTGGCTGGTACAAACACCATTAGCATCGTAATGGTTTATCGGCAAGGAAGGCAAAATCAAATGAATCATACATTCGACCGAGATCCATCAACCAAAATGGTTACCGAGATAACCGCTCGAAGAGAAGAAGCGCTATCGCATAATGAGAAACCTGACAACCAAGGAAAATTAACAGAACGGCATCATGATCGGCTGAAGTGTATCGTGCCGGTTCATACACTGAGCGGTGTTATTCTGGGAATTTTGATTTTGCATCCCGTGACAATGGTCATCTATTGTTTCGAATTTCATCCGGAACTTACGGATGTCCGCAAGCGACTGAAAGGTTCGCCTCAGAAAGTAAGACGCGCAGAAATTCTGCTGAAGGCAGATGTGCGGGGACCAAACTGGACAGACAAGAAGATTGCTGAAGCGTTTTCATGTCGCGTTCAGACCATTGAAAATCTCCGCAAACGGCTCGTCGTCGATGGATTTGAGATTGCCTTAAATGGCAAGACTCGGGAGTCACCACCGAGACAGAAAGTTCTTGTCGGCAAACAGGAAGCGCGGGTGATTGCCATGCGTCTGGGGAAACCGTCAAAAGGATATGTAAACTGGTCGCTTCGGCTGCTGGCAGAACGGGTAGTGGAACTGGGACTGGTCGAATCGATCAGTCACGAAACAATTCGTCAAACGCTTAAAAAAACGGTA
- a CDS encoding cytochrome c3 family protein codes for MKSKWIYIVASILFVVLWIMTSSESALKQPATWQRLAEPGQLSAAHAHLENNCAACHTSVTGIETSKCIVCHANNESLLQRQPTSFHGSISSCKECHLEHQGRGKRATSMDHVMLAKIGMRQLKDDDVNNKLLTWSKLWVPPHANITPDEVALNCATCHSNDDRHFQLFGQDCAQCHATDKWMIAEFRHPSPNSMDCAQCHQAPPSHYMMHFKMISARVAGRPHARVDQCFQCHQTTSWNDILGAGWYKHH; via the coding sequence ATGAAAAGCAAATGGATCTACATTGTTGCAAGCATTTTGTTCGTCGTTCTGTGGATCATGACGTCGAGCGAATCTGCGCTGAAACAACCCGCAACCTGGCAACGCTTGGCCGAACCCGGCCAATTGTCGGCCGCTCATGCGCATTTGGAAAACAATTGCGCCGCATGCCACACATCGGTCACCGGCATCGAGACGTCGAAATGCATCGTCTGCCATGCCAACAACGAGTCTCTTTTGCAACGGCAACCGACGTCGTTCCATGGCAGTATCAGTAGCTGCAAAGAGTGCCACTTGGAACATCAAGGCCGAGGAAAACGTGCGACAAGTATGGACCACGTGATGCTGGCCAAGATAGGTATGCGCCAATTGAAGGATGATGATGTAAACAACAAATTGCTGACTTGGTCGAAGTTATGGGTGCCACCGCACGCCAACATAACGCCAGACGAAGTGGCCCTCAATTGTGCCACCTGCCACTCAAACGATGACCGCCATTTCCAACTCTTCGGCCAAGACTGTGCTCAATGCCACGCTACGGACAAGTGGATGATTGCCGAATTCCGACACCCATCCCCCAATTCAATGGACTGCGCGCAATGTCACCAGGCACCGCCCAGTCACTACATGATGCACTTCAAAATGATTTCAGCCCGCGTTGCTGGTCGGCCACACGCTCGTGTTGATCAATGTTTCCAGTGCCACCAGACAACATCTTGGAACGACATCCTTGGGGCTGGCTGGTACAAACACCATTAG